The proteins below come from a single Mangifera indica cultivar Alphonso chromosome 16, CATAS_Mindica_2.1, whole genome shotgun sequence genomic window:
- the LOC123199604 gene encoding branched-chain-amino-acid aminotransferase 3, chloroplastic-like, with amino-acid sequence METSAVLTALQPTNYVLRNTSNLHLPPSSAPQMQQHFLSPVSLKPLKPISFSSCNVNQPPSPFSPCAVLSHTFSDQKADLADIDWDNLGFAFLPTDYMYVMKCSRDGNFNEGELQRFGNIELTPSAGVLNYGQGLLEGLKAYRKEDGSILLFRPEENAQRMRMGAERMCMPSPSIEQFVEAVKATVLANKHWIPPSGKGSLYIRPLLMGTGAVLGLAPAPEYTFLIYVSPVGNYFKEGIAPINLIVEHELHRATPGGTGGIKTIGNYAALGWYDHCLLSFRAVGYCTQAVGDTGLFEALVCLARDEIISTPAIKGTILPGITRKSIIDVARSQGFQVEERLVTVDELLDADEVFCTGTAVVVSPVGSITYRGKRFAYGEGVGFGVVSQQLYSVLTQLQMGLIEDKMSWTLQLNLSHWYKFLLAF; translated from the exons atggaGACCAGCGCAGTGTTAACAGCCCTTCAGCCAACCAATTACGTTTTACGTAACACTTCTAATCTCCACCTTCCCCCTTCCTCCGCTCCTCAGATGCAGCAACATTTCCTTTCTCCCGTTTCTCTCAAA CCTCTCAAGCCAATTTCTTTCTCCTCTTGCAATGTTAATCAACCCCCTTCTCCTTTCTCTCCTTGTGCTGTTTTATCTCATACTTTCAG CGACCAAAAGGCTGATTTGGCGGACATAGACTGGGACAACCTTGGATTCGCGTTTCTTCCTACTGATTATATGTATGTGATGAAATGTTCGCGGGATGGAAACTTTAATGAAGGTGAATTACAGCGTTTCGGCAATATTGAGTTGACCCCGTCAGCTGGTGTTTTGAATTATGGTCAG GGATTATTAGAAGGTCTGAAAGCCTACAGGAAAGAAGATGGTAGTATACTCTTATTCCGACCAGAGGAAAATGCACAACGGATGAGGATGGGTGCAGAAAGGATGTGCATGCCATCACCATCAATTGAACAGTTTGTGGAAGCTGTCAAGGCTACTGTTTTGGCAAACAAACATTGG atTCCCCCTTCTGGTAAAGGTTCTTTATATATCAGACCTTTGCTAATGGGAACTGGGGCTGTTCTTGGTCTTGCACCTGCTCCCGAGTACACTTTTCTGATCTATGTATCACCTGTTGGGAATTATTTCAAG GAAGGCATAGCAccaataaatttgattgttgaGCATGAATTACATCGTGCAACTCCTGGGGGCACTGGAGGCATAAAAACTATTGGAAACTATGCTGCG CTAGGCTGGTATGACCATTGCTTACTGAGCTTCAGGGCAGTGGGGTACTGTACTCAAGCTGTTGGAGACACAGGCTTGTTTGAGGCATTAGTCTGTTTGGCTAGA GATGAAATTATCTCCACACCTGCAATCAAGGGGACGATCCTACCTGGCATCACAAGAAAGAGTATAATTGATGTTGCTCGTAGCCAAGGGTTTCAG GTCGAAGAACGCCTTGTGACAGTTGATGAACTGCTTGATGCTGATGAAGTATTTTGCACAGGAACGGCTGTGGTTGTATCACCTGTGGGTAGCATCACTTATCGTGGTAAAAG GTTCGCATATGGAGAGGGCGTTGGTTTTGGAGTTGTCTCGCAACAACTATATTCCGTGCTTACCCAACTACAGATGGGTCTTATAGAGGACAAGATGAGTTGGACCCTCCAGCTGAACTTGTCACACTGGTACAAATTCTTGCTTGCATTTTGA